The Neptunomonas concharum genomic interval AATCAATAAAGAAAAGGCTAAACGCCGCACCCCGATCAATCATCTCCTCAAGGCGCTTCATTAATCCATAACGATTAGAAAGCTTAGTTAAGGGGTCGATCACAGCCAGCTGCCGATGCTCCAGCTCACGCTGCTTTCGCTCTGTCACATCATATTGGCGCAGGACAAACTGATTTCCATCCTTAGTTTGGTTAACGCGAATCTGTAAACCGTACCAACGACTACCGTGCACCGTCGGCAAGTAGAGCTCTACTTCGTGCTCGCGAACTTCCAGAGCGGTCGACCAAACCTCATGCGCTTGATGCTCAGAAAAGAACAGATCCGCAAAGCGCATCTTCTTCTTTCCATAAATTTCAATAAACATGGGATTTGCACTTTTAAGATAACCATCGTTATCCCAAAGCGAGGCAATAGTTGTTGAAGAGTGGATGGAGAGCTCAGTTTCAAGAAGTTCTTTGGTGACCACGACCTGCGCCAACATCGCTACCCTGCCATCATTAAGCAAGATACCTGAGTAGTGACAATAGACCTCTTTTCTTTTTTGCTTAGGGAAAAGTGTCCACCACTGTGTATGCTCTTTGCCGTTACGAAACCCCTTTAAATCATTTTTTAATAGGGTGTAGATCGCTTCAGACATATTCTCACTGAAATCACGGCTATATAACTCTGCAGCGGACTCAGCTTCCCAGAAGCTCATGGCCTGTTCATTTGCCCAATGAATACGAAACCGTTCTACATCATATACCCAAATGGGGTTTTGTAAGGCCTTGAGTGTGTCTAGTTCTTCTTCTTTTAACACAGCGTACTTCCCTCTCCTTCTCCATAAAGAACTTCGCCGTAAGTAGGACTATAACACTCACAAACGGGCGGCTGAACTAAATGTTCAAAAAAGCACACAAGTGTTTTATTTTGCAGACAAAAAAAGCAGCCAAAAGGCTGCTTTCGTAAGCGTTTAAACTTCCGGTTAGAAGAATTAATCTTCGTTCGCTTGATCTCTCAGCAAGAATTTTTGGATCTTCCCTGTAGACGTTTTTGGCAAATCACCAAAGACGATCTTCTTAGGTGCTTTGAAGTGGGCCATATTCTCTCTACAGAAAGCGATCACTTCTTCAGCGGTGATGGCCTCACCATCTTTTACCTTAACAAAGGCACAAGGCACCTCACCCCACTTTTCATCCTGCTTAGCAACAACAGCAGCTTCCATAATAGAGTGATGGCGATACAAAACATCCTCAACTTCGATACTGGAGATGTTCTCACCCCCCGAGATGATGATGTCTTTTGAACGGTCTTTGATCTCAATGTAACCATCTGGATGCCACACCGCCAAATCACCAGAATGCAACCAGCCCCCTTCAAAGGTTTCATCGGTGGTCGATGGATTTTTCAAATACCCCTTCATCACCAAGTTACCACGCATGAAGATCTCACCAATCGTAGTACCGTCCTGAGGGACAGGCTCAAGGGTTTCAGGATTAGCAATCATCAAGCCTTCCTGCATCGGCACTTTAACCCCTTGACGAGATTTCAGACGCGCTTTTTCTTCGATGGACTTTTCATCCCACTCATCATGCCATGCACACACGACAGACGGGCCGTAAGTTTCGGTTAGACCGTAGACATGAGTTACTTTAAAGCCCATCTCTTCCATTCCCTGGATAACAGAAGCAGGTGGCGCAGCGCCGGCAGTCATCACTTTGACTTCGTGGTTAATATCAGCCTTCAGTTCATCAGGGGAGTTGTTCAACATGTTTAGAACGATCGGAGCGCCACAGAAGTGATTAACCTTCTCTTTGCGAATAGCATCATAAATTTCATCTGCGCGTACATGCCTTAAGCACACACTAACGCCTGCGCTCGCAGCAATGCTCCAAGGGAAACACCAGCCGTTACAATGGAACATAGGCAATGTCCATAGGTATGACGGGTGCGCACCCATATTCCAAGAAATCAGGTTGCTTACCGCATTTAGATAAGCACCTCGGTGGTGATAAACCACACCTTTTGGATTACCTGTCGTACCAGAAGTATAGTTCAGAGTGATCGCATCCCACTCATCTTCAGGTAAAGACCACTGGAAATCTTCATCGCCCTGAGCGATAAAAGCTTCGTAATCCATCGTGCCGATCAGCTCACCGCCTTCGTAATAGAGATCATCGATATCGATAACCAGCGGCTTGTTTTGCACCATTTTAACTGCACGAGAAATCACTTCAGAAAACTCTCGATCCACAAAGAGAATCTTTGCTTCACCATGCTGCAAAATAAAAGCTAACGCTTCTGCATCAAGGCGAGTATTTAACGCGTTCAGCACAGCCCCAACCATAGGCACACCAAAGTGCGCTTCAAAAATTTCTGGTATATTAGGCGCCATAAATGCAATCGTATCGCCTTTACCCACACCATTTTTGGCTAGCGCACTGGCTAGTTTAAGCGTTCGTTTGTAAGTTTCAGACCACGTACGTCGCGTATCTTGATGTACAACGGCTAAATGATCTGGATATACACTTGCAGCGCGCTGAATAAAAGATAATGGGCTGAGTGCCGCATAGTTAGCAGCGTTTTTATCCAAACCCATAACATAAGGATTGTGGTTATTATTTGTCATTCTGTTCCCTTACTCACTGTTGAGTTGTTAAAGCGATAGGTCTTTGCCGACATCCAAACACAAAAATAAGCAAAAACCCTTACTCAGGTAATTATGATACGCAATTTCCCTTATTACACAAGCTAGCCTAAAGTCATACTATATTTACCAGAACTGTATAAAGAAATGCGCCAGAGATCACCCATGCCAGAACACCTAGAATTGGACTTTGAAAAATGCCGCGAAGAAGCGGATAGGTATCGACTGCTAGCAGAGCAGTCTACCGATATGATCTCTCGCCACGCCGCTACATCCGATTGGACTTATATTGACGTCAACCCTGCTGTCGAAAGGGTTTTAGGATACAGCGTTGAAGAAATCATAGGCGCAAAGGGTTACGACTTATTCCACCCAGAGGACGCCGATAATTTACTTAAGCGGGCCGAAACCGTCAGATACCGCCGTGGAATGTACACCAACACCTATCGCTATCGGCATAAAGATGGGCATTATATTTGGCTAGAAACGACCAGTAGAACGATACGTGACAGTCACGGCGATCCGGTTGAAATCATCTGCGTATCAAGGGATGTCACCGAGCGAGAAATGGCTCAGCAAGCAATCCGGCGCTTAGCGCGCGTAGTCGAAGCCTCCAGTGATATGATCATGTTCTGCAACCATGAATCGATGCAGCTAACCTACATGAATGAGTCAGCTTATCGCACTTTAGGCACCGAAAAAGAGAACCCGGTCGTCTTTTATTTGGATCAAATATTTGAAGAACACATTTTCAGCACTCTCGTACAAGACGCACTCAGCCATGCAGCGGAACACGGTATATGGTACGGCAGCGTACCCCTCAAAATGCCTGCCAACCATCATAGAATCGCAGAGATTCGAGAAGTCATTGCACACCGTAATCGTACAGAAAACATGAAGGTTGAATACTACTCCATCATCGGCAGGGATATCACGTTAAAGCGCAAAGCCGAAGAGCAAGCTAAACGCCAACAGTTAGAGATGGCTCACATGTCGCGCCTGCTGTCAGTGGGAGAAATGGCGACAGGGCTGGCTCATGAAATCAACCAGCCCTTAGCCGCTATTTTAAATTATTGTCGCGGCAGCCTGAGAAGACTGGAAGAAGGTTCCAGTGAAGAAAACTTCGCGCAAATCAGCCACTCTATGCAACTGATCACTCGCCAGGCAAAACGAGCAGCTGATATCGTCAAGCGAATGCGCAGCTTTGTGAAGCGCACGGATTATCAACGAATAGAGTTTTCAGTCAACGAATCCTGTGTCGACGTAGCGGGTTTCTTGAATCAAGAAGCCGTCGATCATAACATCAGTTTTCAATTTGAATTAGATCCAACAGAGCCACGTTTGCTCGCCGACAAAATACAGATTGAGCAGGTGCTTTTAAATCTGGTTCGCAATGCAATCGAGGCTTATAGCGAATGCAAAAAAACCAAGAGGCCCGTTACCATCTCAACCAAGCATGCAAATGGCTATATTGACATCTCGGTCAAAGATGAGGGGAACGGTATCTCTAAGGAGGGGCTTGATACATTATTTGAGCCCTTTGTTACTTCAAAATCAACCGGCCTTGGAATGGGTCTTGCGATTTCACAAACAATAATCGAAACCCATGGTGGACAGCTTTGGGCTGAAAGCGATGGCAGCTCCGGTACACAATTTCACTTTAAGGTTCCGGTAAGGGCAAACTAATGACACAAAGAGCAAGTGGTACTGTATTTATCGTTGACGACGATAATGATTTTCGTGACTCAATGAAATGGCTTCTGGAATCAGATAATTTTCATGTCTCAGGCTTTGGATCTGCTCATGACTTTCTGGAGCGCTATAACGGTGAAATGGGCTGTATGTTACTGGACGTGCGTATGCCTGAGATTAACGGCTTAGCGCTTCAACAAATTATGAACGAGCGCGGCATAAAAGTGCCGATTATCGTTGTCAGCGGCCATGGTGATATTCCTATGGCGGTAAATGCCATGAAAAATGGCGCGCTGGATTTTATTGAAAAACCTTTTGATGATGAAGTCCTTCTACGTTTGGTCGAGCAAGGGTTGCAACGCGCTACAGAGATGTTCAAAGACAACAGTGCACTTGCGCAAACACGCAGCAATTATGATTCGTTGAGTAAACGAGAAAAAGAGGTTATGTCGCTGGTCGTC includes:
- a CDS encoding acyl-CoA synthetase, producing the protein MTNNNHNPYVMGLDKNAANYAALSPLSFIQRAASVYPDHLAVVHQDTRRTWSETYKRTLKLASALAKNGVGKGDTIAFMAPNIPEIFEAHFGVPMVGAVLNALNTRLDAEALAFILQHGEAKILFVDREFSEVISRAVKMVQNKPLVIDIDDLYYEGGELIGTMDYEAFIAQGDEDFQWSLPEDEWDAITLNYTSGTTGNPKGVVYHHRGAYLNAVSNLISWNMGAHPSYLWTLPMFHCNGWCFPWSIAASAGVSVCLRHVRADEIYDAIRKEKVNHFCGAPIVLNMLNNSPDELKADINHEVKVMTAGAAPPASVIQGMEEMGFKVTHVYGLTETYGPSVVCAWHDEWDEKSIEEKARLKSRQGVKVPMQEGLMIANPETLEPVPQDGTTIGEIFMRGNLVMKGYLKNPSTTDETFEGGWLHSGDLAVWHPDGYIEIKDRSKDIIISGGENISSIEVEDVLYRHHSIMEAAVVAKQDEKWGEVPCAFVKVKDGEAITAEEVIAFCRENMAHFKAPKKIVFGDLPKTSTGKIQKFLLRDQANED
- a CDS encoding PAS domain-containing sensor histidine kinase — translated: MPEHLELDFEKCREEADRYRLLAEQSTDMISRHAATSDWTYIDVNPAVERVLGYSVEEIIGAKGYDLFHPEDADNLLKRAETVRYRRGMYTNTYRYRHKDGHYIWLETTSRTIRDSHGDPVEIICVSRDVTEREMAQQAIRRLARVVEASSDMIMFCNHESMQLTYMNESAYRTLGTEKENPVVFYLDQIFEEHIFSTLVQDALSHAAEHGIWYGSVPLKMPANHHRIAEIREVIAHRNRTENMKVEYYSIIGRDITLKRKAEEQAKRQQLEMAHMSRLLSVGEMATGLAHEINQPLAAILNYCRGSLRRLEEGSSEENFAQISHSMQLITRQAKRAADIVKRMRSFVKRTDYQRIEFSVNESCVDVAGFLNQEAVDHNISFQFELDPTEPRLLADKIQIEQVLLNLVRNAIEAYSECKKTKRPVTISTKHANGYIDISVKDEGNGISKEGLDTLFEPFVTSKSTGLGMGLAISQTIIETHGGQLWAESDGSSGTQFHFKVPVRAN
- a CDS encoding response regulator transcription factor; translation: MTQRASGTVFIVDDDNDFRDSMKWLLESDNFHVSGFGSAHDFLERYNGEMGCMLLDVRMPEINGLALQQIMNERGIKVPIIVVSGHGDIPMAVNAMKNGALDFIEKPFDDEVLLRLVEQGLQRATEMFKDNSALAQTRSNYDSLSKREKEVMSLVVGGNSNREIAHELGISPKTVEVHRARVMSKMRADSLPDLVQQANRLHVA